The following are encoded in a window of Pelecanus crispus isolate bPelCri1 chromosome 6, bPelCri1.pri, whole genome shotgun sequence genomic DNA:
- the PNPLA2 gene encoding LOW QUALITY PROTEIN: patatin-like phospholipase domain-containing protein 2 (The sequence of the model RefSeq protein was modified relative to this genomic sequence to represent the inferred CDS: deleted 2 bases in 2 codons), translated as MFPPDSTWNISFAGCGFLGVYHIGVASCLQEHAPFLVANARKVYGASAGALTATALVSGACLGEAGASIIRVSKEARKRFLGPLHPSFNLVKIIRICLSKTVPENGHEVAAGRLGISLTRVSDGENVILSDFNSKEELIQACVCSTFIPVYCGLIPPTLRGVRYVDGGISDNLPRYELKNTITVSPFSGESDICPRDSSTNMHELRVTNTSIQFNLRNLYRLSKALFPPEPHVLRDMCKQGYRDALHFLRKNGLLHRPSPARPLLAIEAPPEEKKEEEADAEDQLEDNTALAVVEEHIFEHLPPRLNQALLEACAERSSFLTGFTNMLPIRVATAMMVPYMLPLESAVSFTVRLLEWLPDIPEDIRWMREQMTEICNYLVKKAKKKLGSHLSARLYYHLELGGPQGLPVSSAPACGEALPMWMRSNRSLSDVMMKWEEYQRQLMLGLLCINVDMQASLFPWEAFQIKLPPLDCAKECLPLF; from the exons ATGTTCCCCCCGGACTCCACCTGGAATATCTCCTTCGCCGGCTGCGGCTTCCTGGGGGTCTACCACATCGGGGtagccagctgcctgcaggaacATGCCCCCTTCCTCGTCGCCAACGCCAGGAAGGTCTATGGCGCCTCAGCCGGGGCGCTCACCGCCACCGCCCTCGTCAGCGGCGCCTGCCTCG GTGAGGCTGGCGCCAGCATTATTCGAGTGTCAAAAGAAGCCCGGAAGAGGTTCTTGGGCCCACTCCACCCATCTTTCAACTTGGTGAAGATCATCCGGATCTGCCTGTCCAAGACCGTGCCAGAGAATGGGCACGAGGTTGCAGCGGGACGTTTGGGTATTTCCCTGACACGGGTCTCTGATGGAGAAAACGTGATATTGTCAGACTTCAATTCCAAGGAGGAGCTGATCCAG GCCTGTGTCTGCAGCACCTTTATCCCCGTCTACTGTGGGCTGATACCTCCAACCTTGCGTGGAGTG AGATACGTTGATGGAGGGATTTCTGACAACTTGCCACGATATGAGCTGAAGAACACAATCACAGTGTCTCCATTCTCAGGAGAGAGTGATATCTGCCCACGGGACAGTTCCACAAACATGCATGAGCTGAGAGTCACCAATACAAGCATCCAGTTCAACCTTCGCAACCTCTACCGCCTCTCAAAGGCCCTGTTTCCTCCAGAGCCTCAC GTGCTGCGGGATATGTGCAAGCAGGGCTATCGGGATGCACTGCACTTCCTGAGGAAGAATG GTCTCCTTCATCGTCCAAGTCCTGCCCGTCCTCTCCTTGCCATAGAAGCC CCCCCcgaagagaaaaaagaggaagaagcagacGCTGAGGACCAACTAGAGGACAATACTGCCCTTGCTGTTGTTGAAGAGCACATCTTTGAACACTTGCCTCCCAGACTGAACCAAG ctcTTCTGGAGGCTTGTGCTGAAAGAAGTAGTTTCTTGACTGGTTTCACCAACATGCTGCCTATACGTGTGGCCACAGCAATGATGGTCCCCTATATGCTGCCTCTGGAGTCTGCAGTTTCCTTCACTGTCAG GTTGCTGGAATGGCTCCCAGATATCCCTGAGGATATTAGATGGATGAGAGAGCAGATGACTGAAATCTGCAACTATCTTGTGAAGAAAGCCAAGAAGAAACTGGGCAGCCATCTTTCAGCCAG gcTTTACTATCACCTTGAGCTTGGAGGGCCCCAG GGCCTGCCAGTTTCTTCCGCACCAGCTTGTGGTGAAGCACTGCCTATGTGGATGAGAAGCAACCGTTCCCTGTCTGATGTCATGATGAAGTGGGAGGAGTACCAGCGCCAGCTCATGCTGGGCTTACTCTGCATCAACGTGGACATGCAGGCCTCTCTCTTCCCTTGGGAAGCGTTTCAGATAAAGCTTCCACCTCTAGACTGTGCAAAAGAGTGCCTGCCACTCTTCTGA